The following are encoded together in the Fundulus heteroclitus isolate FHET01 chromosome 19, MU-UCD_Fhet_4.1, whole genome shotgun sequence genome:
- the atp5if1b gene encoding ATPase inhibitor B, mitochondrial translates to MARLLRLNVRSFVTSQLRMSSDQLGELGKGAGKGGGGGGSIREAGGAMGKKQAAEEEMYFKRKEQEQLAALKQHHLEEIDHHKKEIERLQREIDRHKGKIRKLKHDD, encoded by the exons ATGGCGAGGCTCCTGAGGTTAAACGTCAGGAGTTTTGTCACATCTCAGCTGAGAATGTCATCTGACCAG ctgggtGAGCTGGGTAAAGGTGCAGGAAaaggtggaggaggtggaggctcCATCCGAGAGGCAGGTGGAGCCATGGGCAAGAAGCAAGCTGCTGAGGAGGAGATGTATTTCAA GCGAAAAGAGCAGGAGCAGCTGGCTGCGCTGAAGCAGCACCACCTGGAGGAAATCGATCACCACAAGAAGGAGATCGAGCGCCTGCAGCGCGAGATAGACCGCCACAAGGGAAAGATCAGGAAGCTGAAGCATGACGACTGA